A genomic segment from Sciurus carolinensis chromosome 1, mSciCar1.2, whole genome shotgun sequence encodes:
- the Polr2k gene encoding DNA-directed RNA polymerases I, II, and III subunit RPABC4: MDTQKDVQPPKQQPMIYICGECHTENEIKSRDPIRCRECGYRIMYKKRTKRLVVFDAR, encoded by the exons ATGGACACCCAGAAGGACGTTCAACCCCCAAAGCAGCAGCCAATGATATATATCTGTGGAG aatgtcacacagaaaatgaaataaaatctaggGATCCAATCAGATGCAGAGAATGTGGATACAGAATAATGTAcaagaaaagaaccaaaagat TGGTGGTTTTTGATGCTCGATGA